Proteins from a genomic interval of Lolium perenne isolate Kyuss_39 chromosome 1, Kyuss_2.0, whole genome shotgun sequence:
- the LOC127341040 gene encoding mannose/glucose-specific lectin, which translates to MGPAEYLYELSGTADDSAPLSLKLVTNQHTYEVGAPLEHTTFSMPLRNGKVVAFFGRSHNDHLTALGIYVPVMKGSPVNVGPWGDSGGVPVDITTPVQLKSVTVYSTDSSDGRIYGFSFTYVDLTSQSIHVGPWGTIKGEKYTVAVSVGPWGAPGGEPRDIPIGSMPQSLVSITIWSIKALGGGGGICGFSYVYIDQNGGPIHVGPWGNADPERTITNIQMGPGEYLYELSGTADDSALLSLKLVTNQHTYEVGSPLEHTTFSMPLRNGKVVAFFGRSDNDRLTALGIYVPVMKGSPVNVGPWGDSGGVPWTSPRRCSLRASSSTSPIPSMGASMASPSPTST; encoded by the exons ATGGGTCCCGCCGAGTACCTTTACGAGCTGAGCGGCACCGCTGATGACTCCGCCCCATTATCGCTCAAACTGGTCACCAACCAGCACACGTACGAGGTCGGCGCTCCGTTGGAGCACACAACCTTCAGCATGCCGCTCAGGAATGGCAAGGTGGTCGCCTTCTTTGGCCGCTCCCACAACGATCACCTCACGGCGCTCGGTATCTATGTGCCGGTGATGAAAGGCTCACCGGTCAATGTCGGTCCGTGGGGCGACTCCGGTGGCGTACCCGTGGACATCACCACGCCGGTGCAGCTGAAGAGCGTCACCGTCTATAGCACCGATTCCAGCGATGGGCGCATCTATGGCTTCTCCTTCACCTACGTCGACCTGACTAGCCAGTCCATCCATGTCGGCCCCTGGGGCACGATCAAGGGAGAGAAGTATACC GTCGCGGTGAGTGTTGGTCCATGGGGTGCACCGGGGGGAGAGCCTCGCGACATCCCCATCGGCAGCATGCCCCAGTCCCTGGTGAGCATCACCATCTGGAGCATCAAggccttgggggggggggggggcatttgTGGCTTCTCCTATGTGTACATCGACCAGAACGGGGGGCCCATCCACGTCGGCCCCTGGGGCAATGCCGACCCGGAACGCACCATCACGAACATACAGATGGGTCCCGGCGAGTACCTTTACGAGCTGAGCGGCACCGCCGATGACTCCGCCCTATTATCGCTCAAACTGGTCACCAACCAGCACACGTACGAGGTCGGCTCTCCGTTGGAGCACACGACCTTCAGCATGCCGCTCAGGAATGGCAAGGTGGTCGCCTTCTTTGGCCGCTCCGACAACGATCGCCTCACGGCGCTCGGTATATACGTGCCGGTGATGAAAGGCTCGCCGGTCAATGTCGGTCCGTGGGGCGACTCCGGTGGCGTACCGTGGACATCACCACGCCGGTGCAGCTTAAGAGCGTCATCGTCTACATCACCGATTCCATCGATGGGCGCATCGATGGCTTCTCCTTCACCTACGTCGACCTGA